The proteins below come from a single Vibrio diazotrophicus genomic window:
- a CDS encoding endonuclease/exonuclease/phosphatase family protein, whose amino-acid sequence MRLFYALFVSVISLVMPLTAHAEKLTMSTWNMEWLTVNQNHNVYEGKRNNDDFSALKGYFEKLNADVIAFQEVDSIDAFKRVSQPEYTVVLSDRKMPKYASHQFSDINQYTGFAIRNNVPFSDPKDLDLYGKANHKLRFASYVILYPDSATPVHALSLHLKAGCVGKFYSQKETCQTLLAQGKSLNRWIKEREKQGQEYVIMGDFNHNLSFKGDWLWQEFTQGLKQKPELATRNTQALCKVRKRNDASQLHQFRSVIDHMIVSPKLNATPPKQMVYKDQDALNYHLSDHCPIVSQLNW is encoded by the coding sequence ATGCGCCTATTTTATGCTCTATTTGTAAGTGTGATTTCCTTAGTGATGCCACTCACTGCGCATGCTGAAAAATTAACCATGAGCACTTGGAATATGGAATGGCTCACCGTCAATCAAAACCATAATGTCTATGAAGGGAAGCGAAACAATGACGATTTTTCTGCCCTGAAAGGCTATTTTGAGAAACTCAATGCGGATGTGATTGCTTTTCAGGAAGTCGATAGCATCGACGCTTTTAAGCGAGTAAGCCAACCCGAATACACTGTCGTTCTGTCGGACAGAAAGATGCCAAAATATGCTAGCCACCAGTTTTCAGACATTAATCAATACACGGGCTTTGCGATTCGTAATAACGTGCCTTTTTCTGATCCCAAAGACCTCGACTTGTACGGCAAAGCTAATCACAAACTAAGGTTTGCTTCTTATGTCATTCTCTACCCTGATAGTGCCACACCTGTCCACGCACTTTCATTACACCTCAAAGCGGGTTGTGTAGGAAAATTCTATTCTCAGAAAGAGACTTGTCAGACTCTGTTAGCACAAGGAAAAAGTCTTAACCGTTGGATTAAAGAGCGTGAAAAACAGGGGCAGGAATATGTGATTATGGGGGATTTCAATCATAACCTGAGCTTTAAAGGCGACTGGTTGTGGCAAGAGTTTACTCAGGGTTTGAAACAGAAACCTGAACTGGCAACCCGCAATACTCAGGCTTTATGCAAGGTTCGCAAACGTAATGATGCTTCACAGCTGCATCAGTTTCGCTCCGTGATTGACCATATGATTGTCAGCCCTAAACTTAACGCAACACCGCCCAAACAAATGGTCTATAAAGACCAAGATGCTCTCAACTACCACTTAAGTGATCACTGCCCTATTGTGTCTCAGCTCAACTGGTAA